The Terriglobia bacterium genome segment GGCGGCCGGTATCGTGGACAAGGTTTTTCTGTACTACGCGCCCAAAATCCTGGCGGGCAGCGGCTCGGTTCCCTTTGCCTCCGGCCCCGGATTTCGCCGCATGAGCGAGGCGGCGCACGTGAAGAATCTGCGCCTGCACCGGTTTGGGGAAGATTTTGCGGTAGAAGCATATGTAAGAGATCCGTACTCATAAGCTCTTTGGTCTCTCGGTCTTTGTCGTTCGGCCCGCGTATTGTTTTGATTCCGGCAGGACCGTAGACCGAGCGACGATAGACTATCTCTGCGAGGCAATCATGTTTACAGGATTAGTGGAGGACGTGGGCTGCGTGGCGGTCATTACCCCCAGCGGCGGCACGCGGCGATTAATCATCGAGGCGGCCCGTACGGCGCGCGAATTGAGGAAGGGCGACAGCGTCGCGGTCAGCGGCGTCTGCCTGACCGCGGTTGAAATCACTCCCACTTCTTTTCGTGCCGACTTGGCGGAAGAGACCTGGAGACTGACTTCCTTTTCCCGTATCACCCAGGGTGCGCTGGTTAACCTGGAGCTGCCGATGAAGGCCGACGGGCGCATGGGCGGCCACATCGTGCAGGGGCACGTGGACGGAACTGGAAGGTTCCTGGGCCTGGAGCGTATCCCCGGCGCGGACGATTTCTGGCTGCACGTCGAAATCCCCGCCGAGCTGGAGCGCTACGTGGTTTACAAGGGCTCGATTGCGATTGAAGGTATCAGTCTCACGGTGGCGAAGGTCGAGGGAACCAAGGTCACCATCGCCATCATTCCGCATACGGCCGAGGCGACCAACCTGCGCTCCCTCAAGCCGGGTGACCCGGTGAACATCGAGACCGACATCGTGGCCAAGTACGTCGAGAAGATGATCGGCGCGCGCTCGACCAACGCGGTTACGGTGGAGCGGCTGGTAGCGCAAGGATTCTAGGTGGTGCGAACACACAGTTGACACGGAGGAAGCAGCATGGCGGTGAAGATCCCGGAAAAGTATCTCGACCTGTTCAAGGGAAAGAAGGCGTTCGCTAACCTGGGCACACTGATGCCGGACGGCCGGCCGCAGGTGACGCCCGTCTGGTTCGACTACGATGGCGAACACGTGGTCTTCAACTCCGCACGCGGGCGGCAGAAGGACCTGAATGTGCGGCGTGATCCTCGCGTGTCGCTCTCCATTGTGGACCCGGAGAACCCGTACCGCTACATCGAGGTCCGCGGGCGAGTGACCGACATCACGCAGGAGGGCGCCGACGACTCCATCAACAAGCTGGCGAAAAAATATCTTGGCGTGGACAAGTATCCCTACGCCCAGCCGGGCGAGGTGCGCGTGATCTACAAAGTCCGGCTGGAGCACGTGCACGGCAACGGATAAAGACCGGCTCAGGCCTCCGGCTGCTGACCGGGTTCGATGTCGGGGCGGCGGAACTGTTCGCTGTCGAGCTCGTCCAGCTTGAGGAATTGCCGGACGATGGGCTCGTCGCTGTCGGCCATCTCCTGCGGCGTTCCGCAGAAGACGGCGCGGCCCTCGTGCAGGAACACGATGCGATCGGCGAGCTTTTCCGCCAGCCGCATGTCGTGCGTCACCACGACCGAGGTCAGCTTCAACTGAAACTTTAACTTTTTGATCAAATCTCCAAGAAGCTGGGCCATTAGCGGGTCTACCATCGTGGTCGGCTCGTCGTAGAGCACGGCCTCGGGCTGGGCCGCCAGGGCGCGCGCAATGGCCACCGAACGCTTCATTCCGGTGGACAAATCCGAGGGCAGCAGGTCGCGCATCGCCCTGACCCCGACCATGTCCAGCAGGCCGTCCACCACCTGGAAAATCTGCTGCTCGTCGAGGTCGCCGCGTTCGCGCAGCGGGAAAGCGACGTTCTCGCCGACGCTGAGCGAGTCGAACAGCGCCCCGTTCTGAAACACCATGGTGACTTTCTTGCGGATGCGCTCCAGGTCGGGCTCGCGGTAGTCGGTGATGTCCTCGTAGGCGACCCACACGTGCCCCGAGTCGGCCTTGAGGAACCCCATGATGTGATGCAGCGAAACCGACTTGCCCACGCCGCTGCGTCCCAGGATGCACAAGGTCTCGCCCGGCCACACGTTGAAGCTCACGTGGTCCAGCACCTTGTTCGAGCCGAACGCCTTGCATACGTCCTGAAATTCGATATACGGTTTCGGTTCCGTCATGATTTGACCTGCAGACGCCGGCGCGCCTGCTCCCACTCCTCGGGCGTGTTGAGATTCTCGAACATTATGGGGTCAAAAGCCAGTTGGCGCAGCTCGGAATCGCCGATCTCGCGCACAGAAACCTTGGCGAACAGCGGGACGATGTTGTTGCGCCGTTGCCGGAGCGACTCTTCGGCGACCGCCGCAAACTCGCGCCGGTAAACTGCGCACAGCGGCTGCGGTTGGGCGGAAGCTGAGCCACTGATTTTCACTGATGAACACTGATCGGAATGAGTCATGTTTGATCTGTGTTGGTCTGTGTTGATCTGTGGCAGCTTGCTTGTGACGGGCACCGTGACCGTCGTCTTGCTCGCCTCCGCCTGCTCGATCAGATACTGCACAAAACGCGCGTCCAGGAAAGGCGTATCCACGCCCAACATCAGGTTCAATTCCGCGGAACTCGAGAGTAGCGCGGCGTGAATGCCGGCCAGCGGCCCCTGCCCGGGATAGACGTCTTCCACAACGTCGGCATAGGCGCCGAACTTATCGCGCCGCCCGACAATCATGACCTGATCGCTGACGCTGTGCGCCAGGTCGAGCGCGCGCTCCAGCAGGGTGCGGCCGTCGAGTTCCAGGAACGCCTTGTCGCGTCCCATGCGCGAGCTTTGCCCGCCGGCAATCACGAACGCCGCCGCTTCCGACATAGAAGCCATGATATGCCACGGCGAGTACCGAGCCGGTTGCGAGTTGCGAGTTTCGAGTGGCGTCATCGGGTGATCTGAGAAACATGTTGGACGACAGGATCGAGGTCGTCCGCAGAAGTTGCGGAAGTTTCAGATGGCGGAGCGTCCAAGTAGGTGCTGCGCATGGCGAGGAGGAGTTCGATTGGGTCGGGTGTCGGCACGACCTCCTGGACGAGAGAAGATGGGTCGAGGACGACATTAGTGATATCGGGTTCGAGGTTGGCGCGCTTGAGATTGAAGGAGGCGGTTTGCAGGGCGTAGAGGAGAAGGCCGGCGCGCTTGGAGTCGATTTTGTCGTCGGCGATGGCGCGGATGACCTGCATGAGCGCAATCTGGACGGCGTTGGCGTCTTCGAGGACAGGGAAGTCGAAGGCGCTGTCGTTGGCGGGCTTGAGCTGATGGTGCGCATGGAAGTAGCAGTGGCAGTTGCCGCGGAGGGCGGGCGATCCGCACTGGGTTCCGTTCACTTTAATGTGCTGGCAGCGGGGGATTGTCATGACAGTTTCCAGTTTCCAGTTTCCAGTTTTTCCAGAAGTTGTGGGTTGTGAGTTCTGAGTTGTTGAGTCGAGGGTAGTCCGTAGTTGGTAGTCCCGTAGTCCGCT includes the following:
- a CDS encoding riboflavin synthase, translated to MFTGLVEDVGCVAVITPSGGTRRLIIEAARTARELRKGDSVAVSGVCLTAVEITPTSFRADLAEETWRLTSFSRITQGALVNLELPMKADGRMGGHIVQGHVDGTGRFLGLERIPGADDFWLHVEIPAELERYVVYKGSIAIEGISLTVAKVEGTKVTIAIIPHTAEATNLRSLKPGDPVNIETDIVAKYVEKMIGARSTNAVTVERLVAQGF
- a CDS encoding PPOX class F420-dependent oxidoreductase, encoding MAVKIPEKYLDLFKGKKAFANLGTLMPDGRPQVTPVWFDYDGEHVVFNSARGRQKDLNVRRDPRVSLSIVDPENPYRYIEVRGRVTDITQEGADDSINKLAKKYLGVDKYPYAQPGEVRVIYKVRLEHVHGNG
- a CDS encoding ATP-binding cassette domain-containing protein; translated protein: MTEPKPYIEFQDVCKAFGSNKVLDHVSFNVWPGETLCILGRSGVGKSVSLHHIMGFLKADSGHVWVAYEDITDYREPDLERIRKKVTMVFQNGALFDSLSVGENVAFPLRERGDLDEQQIFQVVDGLLDMVGVRAMRDLLPSDLSTGMKRSVAIARALAAQPEAVLYDEPTTMVDPLMAQLLGDLIKKLKFQLKLTSVVVTHDMRLAEKLADRIVFLHEGRAVFCGTPQEMADSDEPIVRQFLKLDELDSEQFRRPDIEPGQQPEA
- a CDS encoding molybdenum cofactor guanylyltransferase, with protein sequence MASMSEAAAFVIAGGQSSRMGRDKAFLELDGRTLLERALDLAHSVSDQVMIVGRRDKFGAYADVVEDVYPGQGPLAGIHAALLSSSAELNLMLGVDTPFLDARFVQYLIEQAEASKTTVTVPVTSKLPQINTDQHRSNMTHSDQCSSVKISGSASAQPQPLCAVYRREFAAVAEESLRQRRNNIVPLFAKVSVREIGDSELRQLAFDPIMFENLNTPEEWEQARRRLQVKS